In one Corynebacterium bovis DSM 20582 = CIP 54.80 genomic region, the following are encoded:
- a CDS encoding CE1758 family FMN-dependent luciferase-like monooxygenase translates to MQFGLFSIGDVTRDPVNGTVPTEHERIMNTVAIAKKADEVGLDVFATGQHHNPPFAAPANPPVLLAHLAAVTETLSFSTATTLITTTDPVRIAEDYAYAQHLAEGRLDLMLGRGNTGPVYPWFGKDIRKGIPLAVENYHLLRRLWRETNVNWKGEFRTPLQNFTSTPRPLDDTPPFVWHGSIRSPEIAEQAAYYGDGFFHNHIFWNIEHTAQMVNLYRQRFEHYGHGSADQAIVGLGGQVFMDETEAKAKKFFRPYFDNAPVYGHGPTMEEFTELTPLTVGTPEQVIERYLGYADAVGDYQRQLFILDHAGLPLDVVLEQIEILGTEVVPVLRKEFEARRPAHVPSDPPTHASLVAEGPDSPFHEVEPARGRVTDAN, encoded by the coding sequence ATGCAATTCGGACTCTTCTCCATCGGCGACGTCACCCGTGACCCCGTCAACGGGACCGTCCCCACCGAGCACGAGCGGATCATGAACACGGTGGCCATCGCGAAGAAGGCGGACGAGGTGGGGCTCGACGTCTTCGCGACCGGCCAGCACCACAACCCGCCGTTCGCCGCCCCCGCGAACCCGCCGGTGCTCCTCGCCCACCTCGCCGCCGTCACCGAGACCCTCAGCTTCTCCACGGCGACGACCCTCATCACGACGACCGACCCCGTGCGCATCGCCGAGGACTACGCCTACGCCCAGCACCTCGCCGAGGGCCGCCTCGACCTCATGCTCGGCCGCGGCAACACCGGGCCCGTCTACCCCTGGTTCGGCAAGGACATCCGCAAGGGCATCCCGCTCGCCGTCGAGAACTACCACCTCCTCCGCCGGCTGTGGCGCGAGACGAACGTCAACTGGAAGGGCGAGTTCCGCACCCCGCTGCAGAACTTCACCTCGACGCCGCGCCCCCTCGACGACACGCCCCCGTTCGTGTGGCACGGCTCCATCCGCTCCCCGGAGATCGCCGAGCAGGCCGCGTACTACGGTGACGGCTTCTTCCACAACCACATCTTCTGGAACATCGAGCACACCGCCCAGATGGTGAACCTCTACCGCCAGCGCTTCGAGCACTACGGGCACGGCTCCGCCGACCAGGCGATCGTCGGCCTCGGCGGGCAGGTCTTCATGGACGAGACCGAGGCGAAGGCGAAGAAGTTCTTCCGCCCCTACTTCGACAACGCGCCGGTCTACGGCCACGGCCCCACGATGGAGGAGTTCACCGAGCTCACGCCGCTCACCGTCGGCACCCCGGAGCAGGTCATCGAGCGCTACCTGGGCTACGCCGACGCCGTCGGCGACTACCAGCGCCAGCTGTTCATCCTCGACCACGCGGGCCTGCCGCTCGACGTCGTCCTCGAGCAGATCGAGATCCTCGGCACCGAGGTCGTGCCCGTCCTCCGCAAGGAGTTCGAGGCCCGGCGGCCCGCGCACGTCCCGTCCGACCCGCCGACCCACGCCTCCCTCGTCGCCGAGGGGCCGGACTCCCCGTTCCACGAGGTCGAGCCCGCCCGCGGGCGCGTCACCGACGCCAACTGA
- the sepH gene encoding septation protein SepH, giving the protein MQELRLVTDGSDPSSLLLRPADTDGTDGTDGDTTPAAEFWLPVTDELRDLLGVRPAAGTATDGTADGAASATDPAGTATPVAQPAADAVPAGGTGKDARHFASGRRHVDQQRSPRLRLSPKDIQGRIRHGESVADIVGDTGMDPSRVEPYAHPILLERERIATLAHDAHPVRSDGPAEHTLWEVLATALAARGDSVRDAEWDAHQDFSGQWVVTVAWGRGGSALEAEFTYEPQRQGPSTAVPRNSVATDIIDPRFERPVRSVAAVTPLSGDRPAPLHGDDAEFDYPPRREGTAHPAGRAHLTDASDPDTDADADAGADDPDGLLRHPDGDADEGAHRRRRKAVTPHWEDVLLGVRTTPKKKR; this is encoded by the coding sequence ATGCAGGAGCTCAGGCTCGTCACGGACGGCAGCGACCCGTCGTCGCTCCTCCTGCGCCCGGCGGACACCGACGGCACCGACGGGACCGACGGGGACACCACCCCGGCGGCCGAGTTCTGGCTGCCCGTGACCGACGAGCTGCGGGACCTCCTCGGCGTCCGCCCGGCCGCCGGCACCGCCACCGACGGCACCGCCGACGGCGCGGCGTCCGCCACGGACCCCGCCGGCACCGCGACCCCGGTCGCGCAGCCCGCCGCGGACGCCGTCCCGGCCGGCGGCACGGGCAAGGACGCCCGGCACTTCGCGTCCGGCCGCCGCCACGTCGACCAGCAGCGCAGCCCCCGGCTGCGGCTGAGCCCGAAGGACATCCAGGGACGGATCCGCCACGGCGAGTCGGTGGCGGACATCGTCGGGGACACCGGCATGGACCCGTCGCGGGTCGAGCCGTACGCCCACCCGATCCTCCTCGAGCGGGAGCGCATCGCCACCCTCGCCCACGACGCCCACCCGGTCCGCTCCGACGGGCCGGCGGAGCACACGCTGTGGGAGGTCCTCGCGACCGCGCTCGCGGCGCGCGGCGACAGCGTGCGCGACGCCGAGTGGGACGCCCACCAGGACTTCTCCGGCCAGTGGGTCGTCACGGTCGCGTGGGGCCGGGGCGGGTCGGCCCTCGAGGCGGAGTTCACCTACGAACCGCAGCGGCAGGGCCCGTCGACGGCGGTCCCGCGGAACAGCGTCGCCACCGACATCATCGACCCGCGCTTCGAGCGCCCCGTGCGCAGCGTCGCGGCGGTGACCCCCCTGTCCGGCGACCGCCCGGCGCCGCTCCACGGCGACGACGCGGAGTTCGACTACCCGCCGCGCCGCGAGGGCACCGCCCACCCGGCGGGCCGCGCGCACCTCACGGACGCCTCGGACCCGGACACCGACGCGGACGCGGACGCCGGTGCCGACGACCCGGACGGGCTGCTCCGGCACCCGGACGGGGACGCGGACGAGGGCGCGCACCGCCGTCGCCGCAAGGCCGTCACCCCGCACTGGGAGGACGTGCTGCTCGGTGTGAGGACCACCCCGAAGAAGAAGAGGTGA
- a CDS encoding TrmH family RNA methyltransferase, which translates to MSPWPTVTDPADPRVDDVRDLNSSDSRPDLPGGKGLVVAEGKLVVPRLLESRFPVRCVVGFRSRLEELDAALPGFSDTVPTYEVTRATLAAVAGFDMHRGLVAAADRVPEPDVDAVLDDLPEECTVAVLEGVGDHENIGSLFRNAAGLGVAAVVFGAGCADPLYRRVVRVSMGHVLRVPFAHLGGRPTTWQRGLDRLRERGFTVLAMTPDGDRTLDDAVRDATEAARAAGRPRRIAVMVGAEGPGLTEHAMRAADVRATIPMAPGTDSLNVATAAAVGFYAAARRD; encoded by the coding sequence ATGAGCCCGTGGCCGACCGTCACCGACCCCGCCGACCCCCGCGTCGACGACGTCCGCGACCTCAACTCCTCCGACTCCCGCCCCGACCTGCCCGGCGGGAAGGGGCTCGTCGTCGCCGAGGGGAAGCTCGTCGTCCCGCGGCTGCTGGAGAGCCGGTTCCCCGTCCGGTGCGTCGTCGGCTTCCGGTCGCGGTTGGAGGAGCTCGACGCCGCGCTCCCGGGGTTCAGCGACACCGTGCCCACCTACGAGGTGACCCGGGCGACGCTCGCCGCCGTCGCCGGGTTCGACATGCACCGGGGGCTCGTCGCCGCCGCGGACCGCGTGCCGGAGCCCGACGTCGACGCCGTCCTCGACGACCTGCCCGAGGAGTGCACCGTCGCCGTCCTCGAGGGCGTCGGCGACCACGAGAACATCGGCTCCCTGTTCCGCAACGCCGCCGGGCTCGGTGTCGCCGCGGTGGTCTTCGGCGCGGGGTGCGCCGACCCGCTGTACCGGCGCGTCGTCCGCGTCTCCATGGGGCACGTGCTGCGGGTGCCGTTCGCGCACCTCGGCGGGCGGCCGACGACGTGGCAGCGCGGCCTCGACCGGCTCCGGGAGCGGGGGTTCACCGTCCTCGCGATGACGCCCGACGGGGACCGGACGCTCGACGACGCCGTGCGTGACGCGACCGAGGCCGCGCGGGCCGCGGGGCGGCCGCGGCGCATCGCCGTCATGGTCGGCGCGGAGGGGCCCGGTCTCACCGAGCACGCGATGCGCGCCGCGGACGTGCGGGCGACGATCCCCATGGCCCCGGGCACGGACTCCCTCAACGTCGCGACGGCGGCGGCCGTGGGGTTCTACGCGGCGGCCCGGCGGGACTGA
- a CDS encoding citrate synthase — protein MATENQDKAVLQYPGGEYEMDIVRATEGNDGVALGKMLAETGLTTVDPGYVNTGSTLSDITYIDGANGILRYRGYDIADLAKNATFNEVSYLLINGELPNQEELDTFNHNIRIHTLLDEDFKSQFRVFPRDAHPMSVLASSVNILSTYYQDSLDVLNKDNQRLNTYRLMAKVPMLAAYAYRASKGKPYMYPDNSLNARQNFLRNMFGYPTEPYENDPVVTKALDKLLILHADHEQNCSTSTVRMVGSSQANMFASIAAGINALSGPLHGGANQAVLEMLEDIHAGGDDATNFMNRVKNKEPGVKLMGFGHRVYKNYDPRAAIVKESAHEILEHLGGDNLLDLAMNLEEIALADDYFIERKLYPNVDFYTGLIYRAMGFPTDFFTVLFAMGRLPGWIAHYLEQVNDPKAKINRPRQIYTGKSLRTVTPRDQR, from the coding sequence ATGGCTACCGAGAATCAGGACAAGGCAGTACTCCAGTACCCCGGCGGGGAGTACGAGATGGACATCGTCCGGGCCACCGAGGGCAACGACGGTGTCGCGCTCGGGAAGATGCTCGCCGAGACCGGCCTCACCACGGTCGACCCCGGCTACGTCAACACCGGCTCGACGCTCTCCGACATCACCTACATCGACGGTGCGAACGGGATTCTCCGCTACCGCGGGTACGACATCGCGGACCTCGCGAAGAACGCCACCTTCAACGAGGTGAGCTACCTCCTCATCAACGGCGAACTGCCGAACCAGGAGGAGCTGGACACGTTCAACCACAACATCCGGATCCACACCCTCCTCGACGAGGACTTCAAGAGCCAGTTCCGCGTGTTCCCGCGGGACGCCCACCCGATGTCCGTCCTCGCGTCCTCGGTGAACATCCTGTCGACGTACTACCAGGACTCCCTCGACGTCCTGAACAAGGACAACCAGCGTCTCAACACCTACCGCCTCATGGCGAAGGTGCCGATGCTCGCCGCGTACGCCTACCGCGCGTCCAAGGGCAAGCCGTACATGTACCCGGACAACAGCCTCAACGCCCGGCAGAACTTCCTGCGGAACATGTTCGGCTACCCGACCGAGCCCTACGAGAACGACCCGGTCGTCACGAAGGCGCTCGACAAGCTCCTCATCCTCCACGCCGACCACGAGCAGAACTGCTCGACGTCGACGGTGCGGATGGTCGGCTCCTCCCAGGCGAACATGTTCGCCTCCATCGCGGCCGGCATCAACGCCCTGTCCGGCCCGCTCCACGGCGGCGCGAACCAGGCCGTCCTCGAGATGCTCGAGGACATCCACGCCGGCGGCGACGACGCGACGAACTTCATGAACCGCGTGAAGAACAAGGAGCCCGGCGTGAAGCTCATGGGCTTCGGCCACCGCGTGTACAAGAACTACGACCCGCGCGCCGCCATCGTGAAGGAGTCCGCGCACGAGATCCTCGAGCACCTCGGCGGCGACAACCTCCTCGACCTCGCCATGAACCTCGAGGAGATCGCCCTCGCGGACGACTACTTCATCGAGCGGAAGCTCTACCCGAACGTCGACTTCTACACGGGTCTGATCTACCGGGCCATGGGCTTCCCGACGGACTTCTTCACGGTCCTGTTCGCGATGGGCCGCCTCCCGGGCTGGATCGCCCACTACCTGGAGCAGGTCAACGACCCGAAGGCGAAGATCAACCGCCCGCGCCAGATCTACACCGGCAAGTCCCTCCGCACGGTCACCCCGCGCGACCAGCGCTGA
- the serC gene encoding phosphoserine transaminase encodes MTDQIPTLPSSLIPADGRFGCGPSKVRPAQLRAVADAAGIMGTSHRQPAVKNLVGSVREGLSSLFSLPEGHEVVLSLGGATAFWDAASFGLVRSRSAHLTYGEFSGKFATVAKKAPWLDEPVVHASEPGTAPSPSELDGADADVVAWAHNETSTGAMVEVRRPDTDALVVVDATSGAGGLPVDVAETDVYYFSPQKCFAADGGLWLATVSPAAVDRIAEISASDRYIPAFLDLQTAVENSRKNQTYNTPAVATLLMLDEQIRWMNDNGGLDGMVARTSANARALYSWAENRPEATPFVADPAARSLVVGTVDLDGSVDAARVAAILRANGIVDTEPYRKLGRNQLRIGMFPAVDTADVETLTRALDHILDNGLATA; translated from the coding sequence ATGACTGACCAGATCCCCACCCTGCCCTCCTCCCTCATCCCCGCGGACGGCCGCTTCGGCTGCGGTCCGTCGAAGGTCCGCCCCGCCCAGCTCCGCGCCGTCGCGGACGCCGCCGGCATCATGGGGACCTCCCACCGGCAGCCGGCGGTGAAGAACCTCGTGGGGAGCGTCCGGGAGGGCCTGTCCTCGCTCTTCTCCCTCCCGGAGGGCCACGAGGTCGTCCTGTCCCTCGGTGGGGCGACGGCGTTCTGGGACGCGGCGTCGTTCGGTCTCGTCCGGTCGCGGTCCGCGCACCTGACCTACGGCGAGTTCTCCGGGAAGTTCGCCACCGTCGCGAAGAAGGCCCCCTGGCTCGACGAGCCGGTCGTCCACGCCTCCGAGCCGGGCACGGCCCCGTCGCCGTCGGAGCTCGACGGTGCCGACGCCGACGTCGTCGCGTGGGCGCACAACGAGACCTCGACCGGCGCGATGGTCGAGGTCCGCCGCCCGGACACCGACGCCCTCGTCGTCGTCGACGCGACCTCCGGTGCCGGCGGCCTGCCCGTCGACGTCGCGGAGACGGACGTCTACTACTTCTCCCCCCAGAAGTGCTTCGCGGCGGACGGCGGCCTGTGGCTCGCGACGGTGAGCCCGGCGGCCGTCGACCGGATCGCGGAGATCTCCGCCTCCGACCGGTACATCCCCGCGTTCCTCGACCTGCAGACCGCCGTGGAGAACTCGCGCAAGAACCAGACGTACAACACCCCGGCGGTCGCCACGCTCCTCATGCTCGACGAGCAGATCCGCTGGATGAACGACAACGGCGGCCTCGACGGCATGGTGGCCCGGACCTCGGCGAACGCCCGGGCGCTGTACAGCTGGGCGGAGAACCGCCCGGAGGCCACGCCGTTCGTCGCCGACCCGGCGGCCCGGTCGCTCGTCGTCGGCACGGTCGACCTCGACGGGTCGGTCGACGCCGCCCGCGTCGCCGCGATCCTGCGCGCGAACGGGATCGTCGACACGGAGCCGTACCGCAAGCTCGGGCGGAACCAGCTGCGCATCGGCATGTTCCCGGCCGTGGACACCGCGGACGTGGAGACGCTCACCCGCGCGCTCGACCACATCCTCGACAACGGTCTCGCCACAGCATGA
- a CDS encoding SRPBCC family protein produces MSGVTGAPGHDGHPDSGFAPERFRAEESVDIDARPETVFDIVTDVRRTPEWSPVVAEASLREGTAGDDGRPTVGSVIVGVNRKGDRTWTTESRVDVVERPSRFVWTVAGGVVTWGYRIDATDSGCSLTETWHVNDEGFAFFRDRYGDDAAAQLESRRDDALSGIPATLDRIRRIAEAVGADAEPGDDGA; encoded by the coding sequence ATGAGCGGGGTCACAGGCGCACCGGGTCACGACGGCCACCCCGACAGCGGGTTCGCGCCCGAACGGTTCCGGGCGGAGGAGTCGGTGGACATCGACGCCCGGCCGGAGACCGTGTTCGACATCGTCACCGACGTGCGGCGGACCCCGGAGTGGAGCCCGGTGGTCGCGGAGGCGTCCCTCCGGGAGGGCACGGCCGGGGACGACGGGCGCCCCACCGTCGGCTCCGTCATCGTCGGCGTCAACCGCAAGGGTGACCGCACGTGGACGACCGAGTCCCGCGTCGACGTCGTCGAGCGGCCGTCGCGGTTCGTGTGGACCGTCGCCGGGGGCGTGGTCACGTGGGGCTACCGGATCGACGCGACGGACAGCGGGTGCAGCCTCACGGAGACGTGGCACGTCAACGACGAGGGCTTCGCGTTCTTCCGTGACCGGTACGGTGACGACGCGGCGGCCCAGCTGGAGTCGCGCCGGGACGACGCCCTGTCCGGCATCCCGGCGACCCTCGACCGCATCCGCCGGATCGCGGAGGCGGTGGGGGCCGACGCCGAGCCCGGGGACGACGGGGCGTGA
- a CDS encoding DUF6928 family protein, with protein MHSVVTLWFVTAADPRAVLAAEPRADRGFARKYLAQLNPAWPLTHIGDFDMNRSADPGRDEFYIGGYEGLAVVRTATELTRLSEVPDAVRRLIGAADVYATLTRPDGLGGIAHWAGGDLRRSFCATRETVFEDIGLPHPAEAPFWEGTTEATGIQLPFIPTELAAAVARAWLGFSVSPDDVDIPVSAFAVDGRPTPRTGPHPAPRAAADTGTDADADTPVYDDYAAAAPRPSESTAQLLRAAARSVGRGVRLGARGAQALSHRVGDEVRRRARNTGRR; from the coding sequence GTGCACAGTGTCGTGACCCTGTGGTTCGTCACGGCGGCGGACCCGCGGGCCGTCCTCGCGGCGGAACCCCGCGCCGACCGCGGGTTCGCCCGCAAGTACCTCGCCCAGCTCAACCCCGCGTGGCCGTTGACGCACATCGGGGACTTCGACATGAACCGGTCCGCCGACCCGGGCCGGGACGAGTTCTACATCGGCGGGTACGAGGGGCTCGCGGTCGTCCGCACGGCCACGGAGCTCACCCGTCTCTCGGAGGTTCCCGACGCCGTCCGCCGCCTCATCGGGGCCGCGGACGTCTACGCGACGCTCACGCGGCCGGACGGGCTCGGCGGGATCGCCCACTGGGCGGGCGGTGACCTGCGGCGGAGCTTCTGCGCGACGCGGGAGACCGTGTTCGAGGACATCGGCCTGCCCCACCCCGCGGAGGCGCCGTTCTGGGAGGGCACGACGGAGGCGACGGGCATCCAGCTGCCGTTCATCCCGACGGAGCTCGCCGCCGCGGTCGCCCGCGCGTGGCTGGGCTTCTCCGTCTCCCCGGACGACGTCGACATCCCGGTGTCGGCCTTCGCGGTCGACGGCCGGCCCACCCCCCGGACGGGCCCGCACCCCGCGCCGCGCGCTGCCGCCGACACCGGCACAGACGCCGACGCCGACACCCCCGTCTACGACGACTACGCCGCCGCCGCGCCGCGGCCCTCGGAGTCGACGGCCCAGCTGCTGCGCGCCGCCGCGCGCTCGGTCGGCCGGGGTGTCCGCCTCGGCGCGCGGGGGGCGCAGGCGCTGTCCCACCGCGTCGGCGACGAGGTCCGCCGCCGCGCCCGGAACACCGGCCGTCGCTGA
- a CDS encoding FKBP-type peptidyl-prolyl cis-trans isomerase: MSKPQIDVQAGPAPTDLVIDDITVGDGAEAVAGGMVEVHYVGVDYETGEEFDSSWDRGDTIEFPLNGLIEGWQEGIPGMKVGGRRKLVIPPEKAYGAAGGGHPLAGRTLVFIIDLIDAR; encoded by the coding sequence GTGAGTAAGCCGCAGATCGACGTCCAGGCAGGCCCTGCACCGACCGACCTGGTGATCGACGACATCACCGTCGGTGACGGCGCGGAGGCCGTCGCCGGCGGCATGGTCGAGGTCCACTACGTGGGGGTCGACTACGAGACCGGCGAGGAGTTCGACTCCTCCTGGGACCGTGGCGACACCATCGAGTTCCCCCTCAACGGACTCATCGAGGGCTGGCAGGAGGGCATCCCCGGCATGAAGGTCGGCGGACGCCGCAAGCTGGTCATCCCGCCGGAGAAGGCCTACGGCGCCGCCGGCGGCGGCCACCCGCTGGCCGGGCGCACCCTGGTCTTCATCATCGACCTCATCGACGCCCGCTAG
- a CDS encoding Gfo/Idh/MocA family protein: MSHDTTPSPTTSPTTTGRPPVRFAVVGAGQIAQQAFIPGLAHLPEAELAALVTSDPAKGERYGVPAHPYEAYGELLASGDVDAVYVATPVTHHRRYAVEALDAGVPVLLEKPMAPSVEDCQAIIDAAERSGTTLMVGYRMHQDAFLVDLADLARSGSLGDLRTFTATFGHTVNPDNHRSHTGFWGGPLPDLGIYPLNTVRTVFGEEPVTVQAHGVHHAGTGLGVTPTVAVTLGFPGGRSAQFTASYATASVETFTLTGSQGSVTSTAAFMWGAELAYTVDTGDGPRRRTYPAVDQFAGETRYFVRCVREGLRPEPDGEEGLLDIRVCEAVAASLESGSVQTLAPAHRSRRVSRDQVVGIPATPAPAPGDLVGIVPEES, translated from the coding sequence ATGAGCCACGACACCACACCCTCACCCACCACGTCCCCGACCACCACCGGCCGTCCGCCAGTCCGTTTCGCCGTCGTCGGCGCGGGGCAGATCGCCCAGCAGGCGTTCATCCCCGGCCTCGCGCACCTCCCGGAGGCGGAGCTCGCCGCCCTCGTCACCTCCGACCCGGCCAAGGGCGAGCGTTACGGCGTCCCCGCCCACCCCTACGAGGCCTACGGTGAGCTCCTGGCCTCGGGGGATGTCGACGCCGTGTACGTCGCGACCCCTGTCACCCATCACCGTCGCTACGCGGTGGAGGCCCTCGACGCCGGCGTCCCGGTGCTGCTGGAGAAGCCGATGGCCCCGTCCGTGGAGGACTGTCAGGCGATCATCGACGCCGCGGAGCGGTCGGGCACCACGCTCATGGTGGGCTACCGGATGCACCAGGACGCGTTCCTCGTGGACCTGGCCGACCTCGCCCGCAGCGGTTCCCTCGGCGACCTCCGCACGTTCACCGCGACCTTCGGCCACACGGTCAACCCGGACAACCACCGGAGCCACACGGGCTTCTGGGGCGGGCCGCTGCCGGACCTGGGGATCTACCCGCTGAACACGGTGCGGACCGTCTTCGGCGAGGAGCCGGTCACGGTGCAGGCCCACGGCGTCCACCACGCCGGGACGGGCCTCGGCGTCACCCCGACGGTGGCGGTGACGCTGGGCTTCCCCGGCGGCCGCTCGGCCCAGTTCACGGCGAGTTACGCGACGGCCTCCGTCGAGACCTTCACCCTCACCGGGTCGCAGGGGTCCGTGACCTCGACGGCGGCGTTCATGTGGGGCGCGGAGCTGGCGTACACCGTCGACACGGGCGACGGCCCCCGCCGGCGCACGTACCCGGCGGTGGACCAGTTCGCCGGGGAGACCCGGTACTTCGTCCGTTGTGTCCGCGAGGGTCTGCGCCCGGAGCCCGACGGCGAGGAGGGGCTGCTGGACATCCGGGTGTGCGAGGCCGTCGCGGCGAGCCTGGAGTCCGGGTCGGTGCAGACCCTCGCCCCGGCCCACCGCAGCCGCCGCGTGAGCCGCGACCAGGTCGTCGGGATCCCCGCGACCCCGGCCCCCGCCCCCGGTGACCTCGTCGGGATCGTCCCCGAGGAGTCCTGA
- a CDS encoding aldo/keto reductase, which produces MDSISDTITLNDGTPVPVLGLGVWQLDDDATYASTRAAVEAGYRHIDTAAVYGNEAAVGRAVADAVAAGDVRREDLFITTKLWNADQGLDEGCAAFQASLDRLGLEYVDLYLLHWPCPAYDRYIDAYRALTTLQGLGRVQSIGVCNFYPEVLDDLEQTLGQVPAVNQIELHPGFSQAEQRADNARRGIATEAWSPLGKGAVLDDPVIGEIAREHGVTPAQAVIRWHLQLGNIVIPRSSRPERVRENADVFGFTLTDDEMDRITALDREDGRVGPDPREMNAGTPVGDA; this is translated from the coding sequence ATGGACTCCATCAGCGACACCATCACGCTCAACGACGGAACACCGGTACCGGTGCTCGGACTCGGGGTCTGGCAGCTCGACGACGACGCCACCTACGCCTCGACCCGCGCCGCCGTCGAGGCCGGCTACCGCCACATCGACACCGCCGCGGTGTACGGCAACGAGGCCGCCGTCGGCCGCGCGGTCGCCGACGCCGTCGCCGCCGGGGACGTCCGGCGCGAGGACCTCTTCATCACGACGAAGCTGTGGAACGCGGACCAGGGGCTCGACGAGGGCTGCGCGGCCTTCCAGGCGTCCCTCGACCGCCTCGGCCTGGAGTACGTCGACCTCTACCTGCTCCACTGGCCGTGCCCGGCCTACGACCGGTACATCGACGCCTACCGGGCGCTGACGACCCTCCAGGGCCTCGGCCGCGTGCAGTCGATCGGCGTGTGCAACTTCTACCCCGAGGTCCTCGACGACCTCGAGCAGACGCTCGGCCAGGTGCCGGCGGTCAACCAGATCGAGCTCCACCCCGGGTTCTCCCAGGCGGAGCAGCGGGCGGACAACGCCCGGCGGGGGATCGCCACGGAGGCGTGGTCGCCCCTCGGCAAGGGCGCGGTGCTCGACGACCCCGTCATCGGGGAGATCGCCCGGGAGCACGGGGTCACGCCCGCCCAGGCGGTCATCCGCTGGCACCTGCAGCTCGGCAACATCGTCATCCCCCGGTCGAGCCGGCCCGAGCGGGTGCGGGAGAACGCCGACGTCTTCGGCTTCACCCTCACCGACGACGAGATGGACCGCATCACCGCGCTCGACCGGGAGGACGGCCGGGTCGGGCCCGACCCCCGCGAGATGAACGCCGGGACGCCGGTGGGTGACGCATGA
- a CDS encoding cold-shock protein translates to MINGTVKWFNSEKGFGFIAPDDGGSDVFVHYSEIQGGGFRNLEENQKVTYDVEQGAKGPAAVSVNVA, encoded by the coding sequence ATGATTAATGGCACTGTGAAGTGGTTCAACTCCGAGAAGGGCTTCGGCTTCATCGCTCCCGATGACGGTGGGTCTGATGTGTTCGTGCACTACTCGGAGATCCAGGGTGGCGGTTTCCGTAACCTTGAGGAGAACCAGAAGGTGACGTACGACGTCGAGCAGGGTGCCAAGGGGCCGGCGGCTGTGTCCGTCAATGTCGCCTAG
- a CDS encoding FMN reductase, translating into MSTLVVLNAGLSSPSSTRMLAERIAGAVEAQVSKRGEGLETRILDLRDYASDLATVMATGIPTAALTEAQELVSGADALIAASPVFTASYSGLFKMFMDALGTDSLNGMPVVIAATAGTPRHSLVLDFAMRPLFTYLRAAVMPTGVFAATEDFGAETDLDRRVQRAAAELAREIVRTDGEIVGFGPDLGGDADAGAAPARDAGTRVTGDVTSFADLLRGHEG; encoded by the coding sequence ATGAGCACGCTCGTCGTCCTCAACGCCGGGCTGTCCAGCCCGTCCAGCACCCGGATGCTCGCCGAGCGGATCGCCGGGGCCGTCGAGGCCCAGGTGTCCAAGCGGGGGGAGGGGCTGGAGACGCGGATCCTCGACCTCCGCGACTACGCCAGCGACCTCGCCACCGTCATGGCCACCGGCATCCCCACCGCCGCCCTCACCGAGGCCCAGGAGCTCGTCTCCGGCGCGGACGCGCTCATCGCCGCGTCCCCGGTGTTCACCGCCAGCTACAGCGGGCTGTTCAAGATGTTCATGGACGCGCTCGGGACCGACTCCCTCAACGGCATGCCCGTCGTCATCGCCGCGACGGCCGGCACGCCCCGGCACTCCCTCGTGCTCGACTTCGCCATGCGGCCGCTGTTCACGTACCTCCGCGCGGCGGTCATGCCGACCGGGGTGTTCGCGGCGACGGAGGACTTCGGGGCGGAGACCGACCTCGACCGGCGGGTGCAGCGCGCCGCGGCCGAGCTCGCGCGGGAGATCGTGCGGACCGACGGCGAGATCGTCGGGTTCGGCCCCGACCTCGGCGGCGACGCCGACGCCGGGGCGGCGCCGGCGCGGGACGCCGGCACGCGCGTGACCGGCGACGTCACGTCCTTCGCCGACCTCCTGCGCGGCCACGAGGGCTGA